The Paraburkholderia hospita DNA segment GCCGGCAAACGCACCACGGGTAACGGCTTCATCTCGTTCATCGCGCTCGTGTCGATGTCGGGTATCGCGCTCGGCGTGGCCGCGCTGATCGTCGTGCTGTCGGTGATGAACGGCTTCCAGAAAGAGGTGCGCGACCGCATGCTGTCGGTGCTTGCGCACGTCGAGATCTTTTCGCCGACGGGCTCGATGCCGAACTGGCAGCTGACGGCGCAAGAGGCGAAGCAGAACAAGGAAGTGATCGGCGCGGCGCCGTATGTCGAAGCGCAGGCGCTGCTCACGCGCCAGGACGCCGTGAGCGGCGTCGCGCTGCGCGGCGTGGAGCCGTCGCTGGAGCCGGAAGTGTCGGATATCGGCAAGGAGATGAAGGCGGGCAACCTGAACGAGCTGAAGCCCGGCGAGTTCGGCATCGTGCTCGGCGGGGATCTGGCCGGGAATCTCGGCGTGACGACGGGCGACAAGATCACGCTGGTCGCGCCCGAAGGCACGATGACGCCCGCGGGCCTGCTGCCGCGTCTCAAGCAGTTCACCGTGGTCGGCGTGTTCGAGTCCGGCCACTATGAGTACGACAGCACGCTCGCACTGATCAACATCAAGGACGCGGAAGCGCTGTTCCGGCTGCCCGCGCCGACGGGCGTACGCTTGCGGCTGAAGGACATGCAGCGCGCGCCGGAAGTCGCGCATCAGCTGGCGCGCACGCTGTCGGGCGATCTGTATATCCGCGACTGGACGCAGCAGAACAAGACCTGGTTCTCGGCCGTGCAGATCGAGAAGCGCATGATGTTCATCATCCTGACGCTGATCATCGCGGTGGCGGCGTTCAATCTTGTTTCGTCGCTGGTGATGACGGTGACCAACAAGCAGGCCGATATCGCGATCCTGCGCACGCTCGGCGCGCAGCCCGGCTCGATCATGAAGATTTTTGTCATCCAGGGCATGACGATCGGTTTCGTCGGCACGGGCATCGGCGTCGCGCTCGGCTGCCTGATTGCATGGAGCATTCCGTGGCTCGTGCCGATGATCGAGCATCTGCTGCACGTGCAGTTCCTGCCGCCGTCGGTGTATTTCATCAGCGAGCTGCCGTCCGAACTCGTGCCCGGCGATGTGGTCAAGATCGGCGTGATCGCGTTCGTGCTGTCGTGTCTCGCGACGCTGTATCCGAGCTGGCGCGGCGCCAAGGTGCGTCCGGCGGAGGCGCTGCGTTATGAATGATCGTCCGAACAACACTCTCATGGCCGCCGACGAAACTGGTTTGCATCCGTACGTGCTCGAAGCTACGGGCATTTCGAAGGCGTTCGTTCAGGGCGGCCTGAACGTGCAGGTGCTGAACAACACGCAGCTCTCCGTGCGACGCGGCGAGAAGCTTGCGATCGTCGGCGCATCCGGCTCCGGCAAGAGCACGCTGTTGCACGTGCTGGGCGGCCTCGACGATCCGAGCACCGGGCATGTCGAAGTGATGGGCAAGCCGTTTACGAAGCTCTCCGAGCGCGAGCGCAACGACTTGCGTAACCGCGCGCTCGGCTTCGTGTATCAGTTCCACCATCTGCTGCCGGAATTCACCGCGCTCGATAACGTCGCGATGCCGCTGCGCATCCGCCGCATGACGACGGAAGACGCGCGCAAACAGGCGCATGACATGCTCGAACGGGTGGGGCTCGCGCATCGCGCGAAGCATCGTCCGGGCGAGCTGTCTGGGGGCGAACGGCAGCGCGTCGCGATTGCGCGCGCACTGGTCACGAAGCCCGCCTGCGTGCTCGCCGACGAGCCGACGGGCAACCTCGACGGCGGCACGGCGGATACGGTGTTCAACCTGATGCTGGAACTGTCGAACACGCTGTCGACGAGTTTCGTGATCGTCACACACGATCCCGATCTGGCCGCGCGCTGCGACCGCATCATGCGTCTGCGCGACGGCGTGCTGTACGAGGAGCCGACCGTGCCCGTCTGAGGCCGGGCGCTTTCCATTCGACACGAGGCTGCGCGCATGTGGATCGATACGCACTGTCATCTCGACGCTTCCGAATTCGACGCGGATCGCGACGCTGTGGCGAGCGCCGCGCTCGAAGCGGGCGTGAGCCGGATCGTGATTCCGGGCATCGCGCGCAGCAACTTTTCGACGGTGCGGGAACTGGCGCATCGCGTGCAGGGCGGCGCGTATGCGCTCGGCATTCATCCGCTTTTCACGCCGCAGGCGCAGCCGTCCGATCTCGATGTCCTGCGCATGGAAATCGAGGCGAGTCTCGACGACCCGCTTTTCGTCGGTCTCGGTGAGATTGGGCTCGACTACTTCGTGCCGGGGCTCGACGACGAGACGCAGCAGTTCTATTACAACGAGCAACTCAAGCTCGCGCGCGAGTTCGATCTGCCCGTGATTTGCCACGTGCGCAAGTCGCAGGACCAGGTGCTGAAGGGCTTGCGGCGAGCTCACGTCAATCGCGGCATCGCGCATGCGTTCAACGGCAGTTTCCAGCAGGCGCAGGCGTTCATCGATCACGGCATGCATCTCGGTTTCGGCGGCAATGTGACGTTCGAACGCGCGCTGCAGATCCGGCGGCTCGCGGCGCAGTTGCCGCTCGACGCGCTGGTCGTCGAAACCGATGCGCCCGATATCGCCCCTTCGTGGCTCTACAGGCAGCGCAACACGCCGGACCAGATTCCTGCTATCGGCGCGATGCTCGCCGAGCAGCGCGGCATCGACAAAAACACGCTGGCGATAGGCACAACGGCTAATGCACACGCTGCATTGCCGCGGCTCGCGCTTTCCTCTGCATAATCACTGTTTGGCTCGCATGGCGCGTTGACGCCGACATTGATTCGGGTTCCTGATGAATGTCAACGTGGCGCTGTGCGAGCATCGGTTGCGGAGGCGGCATGCGGGCAGTGTGGTGCGGTTTTGCGTTGGGCGTCGTGTGGTTGCAGCAGCAGGCTTCGTTGCCGCGGTGGTCGGGTTGGTTCGCGTTGATCGCGTGCGTTTGCGCACTGAGTCTGATTTTGTGGACGTGCTTGCGACGCGGCGGCGCGTGGTCCACGCGCGCGGGCTGGTTCGCCGTGCTGTGTGCAGCGGCGTGCTGTGGCTTCGGTTATGCGGCGTGGCGCGCGCAGGCGCGGCTCGCGTTTGAACTGCCGCATGCGTGGGAAGGGCGCGATATCGCCGTCAGCGGCTGGGTCAAAGGTCTGCCGACGCGCAGCGCGGACGGCACGCGTTTCCTGTTCGTCGTCGATTCAGCCGATGCGCCCGTCGAACGTTTTCCCCGCACGCTGCAACTGTCGTGGATCGCGGATGACGCGCCGCCGCCCGTGCTCGAACCGGGTTCGCGCTGGCGTCTGAACGTGCGGCTCAAGCGTCCGCACGGAAACGCGAACTGGGGCGTGCGCGACGCGGAAGCCGTGTTGCTCGCGCGTGACGTTCGGGCGACGGGTTATGTGAGCGCGCCTTCGCGTGCTGTGCGGCTTCCCGGCAAGGCAAGCGGGGCGGGCGTGCTGATCGACGGCTGGCGATCGACCATCCGCGCTCGCATCGCCGCTGTGCTCGGCGACGCGCCGCACATGGGCATCGTCGTCGCGCTCGCGATCGGTGCGCAGGACGCCGTGAGCGCCGCCGACTGGCTGCTGATGCGGCGCACGGGCACGAGCCATCTCGTCGCGATTTCCGGTTTGCATATCGGTTTTGTCGCAGGACTGGCCGGATGGCTGATAGGCATGCTGTGGCGGCATTCGTTCTTCATCGGACGCGGCTTGCCGTTGCTCGTGCCCGCGCAGAAAGTGGCGATCGGCGGCGGCGCGCTGTTCGCCGCTTTTCATGCGGCCCTCGCGGGCTTCAACGTGCCCGCGCAACGGGCATTGTGGATGGCGGGTGTCGTTGCGCTCGCTTATGTCGGCGGACGGCGCGTCGCGCCTTCCGTCGTGATCGCGTGGGCGCTCGGGCTCGTGCTGCTGGTCGATCCGTGGGCGGTCGTGTCGGCGGGATTCTGGCTGTCGTTTTGTGCGGTCGGCGCGATTCTGTTCGCGATGTCGGGGTCGGCGCATGTCGCGCGAAGCGGGGCGTCTGACCCACTGGATGAAGAGCAAGGCGAACGCTCTTTAATGAGGCGCTGCGCCGACGTATTGCGTTCGCGGATCGGAGCGTTGATAGAGCGCGTACGCAGCGGCGCTCGCGTCCAGTTCGCGGTGACGATCGCGCTCGCGCCGCTGACGGTGTGCTTCTTCTCGCAGATACCGCTGATCGGTCCCGTGGCGAATGCGTTCGCGATTCCGTGGGTCAGCGTCTTCGTGACGCCTGCCGTGATCGCCGGCATCGCGTTGCCGGCGCCGCTCGATGCGCTCGCTTTTCGTTTCGCGCATCATCTGCTGGATCTGCTCGCAGCCGGTCTGCAACTGCTGTCGGGTCCGGCGTGGACGGTGTGGCAATTGCCGCAGCCGGATGCATGGGCGATGGCGTTTGCGGCCGTCGGCGTCGCGTGGTGTCTTGCACCTGCCGGCTGGCCGTTGCGCTGGGCCGCGCCGCTGACGTGGCTGCCGCTACTGGCGCCGGCATCGGCCGCTCCCGCCGAGGGCGCGTTCCGTCTCGCGGCGCTCGACATCGGGCAAGGCTCGTCGATCGTTGTCGAAACCGCCCATCACACGCTGCTGTTCGATGCCGGTCCGGGTCCCGAATCGACGCACGCGGGCGAGCGCATCGTCGTGCCCTACCTTCAGGCGGCGGGCATCGCGGCGCTCGATACGCTGATCATCAGCCATGCCGACTCCGACCATTCGGGCGGCGCTCCCGCCGTGCTCGAAGGCATCGAAGTGAGGCAGTTGCTGGCGGGACTTCCGCCAGGCCACGCACTTTGGCGCGAGGCGGCCGGGAAGGGCGCCCAAACGGTGCGCTGCGCGGCGGGCCAGCGCTGGCGATGGGACGGTGTCGACTTCGCGATACTCTGGCCCGACGCGGGTCCCTTGCAAGGCAAGCCGAACGCGCATTGCTGCGTGCTGCGCGTGAGCACGGCGGGCGTCGCGGCACGCAGTTCTCGCATCCAAACGCATGAAGATGGACAGAAGCCCGTCGTCGCCTTGCTGGCCGCGGACATTGAAGCGCCCGTCGAACGCACGCTGCTCGCGCGCGAGCCCGCCGCATTGCGCGCGCAGATTTTGCTCGTGCCGCATCACGGCAGCAAGACCTCGTCGACCGAGCCGTTCCTCGACTCTATCGAGCCGTCCATCGCGGTATTTCAGGTAGGCTATCGCAACCGGTTTCATCATCCGTACGCGGGCGTCTACGAACGGTATCGGGCGCGTGGCATCGAGCTTTCGCGCAGCGACGAAGACGGCGCCGCGCGCATCGAGGCAGGTGCGACGCTGTCGCTGGAGCGTTATCGGCAGACGCATCGCCGGTACTGGATGGACCCGTAACAAAGGGCCCGGCGCGATCGAGAACAAATCAGAACGGAGACCATAGCGCTTGAAGAACATCATCCATTTCTCGCATGCAAACGGATTTCCGGCGTCCACGTATCGGACGTTCTTCGCCGAACTCTCTGACGACTACGACATGCGTTTCATCGAGCGGATCGGCCATGACGCGCGCTATCCCGTGACGCGCGACTGGCCGCATCTGGTCGAGGAGTTGCTGGATGACATCGGGCGTGCTTACGAGAACCCTGTCTGGCTCGTCGGGCATTCGCTCGGCGGTTATCTTTCACTGATGGCGGCGCTGAGGAAGCCGCAATGGGTGCGCGGCGTGGTGATGCTCGATTCGCCCGTCATCGCGGGCTGGCGCAGCAACATGCTGCGCGTGTCGCAATGGACGGGGCTGGACGAGCGGCTGTCGCCCGCGGCGGCGACGCGCACTCGGCGAACGCGCTGGGGCAGCCGCGACGAGGCGTGGCGCCACTTCCATTCGAAGCCCGCGTTCGCGCGCTGGGACGAGCGGGTTCTGTCCGACTACGTCGATTTCGGCATTCCGCAAGCGGGCGCCGACGGCACGCGGGAACTCGCTTTCGACCGGCAGACCGAGTACCGGATCTACAAGACTTTGCCGCATACGTTCGGCGGCCGGCTGGCGCGCGGCGCGCCCGTGCCCGTCGGCTTCGTCGCCGGGACGCGGTCGCGGGAGGTGCGGCAGGCGGGACTGCACGCGACCCGGCGCATCGCGGGCGAGCATTTCGAGTGGATGGAAGGAAGCCACCTGTATCCAATGGAGCGGCCCATCGAAACGGCACGCGCCGTGCAGAGAATACTGCGCGGGCTCGAATGATTTTCGCCCGCGACGGCATCCGCGTTCGCGGATAAATGAAACGCCGGGCTGCGCTGCGACATAAACCCGCAACAAACCCGCGGCGCACTCAAGGCACGAAACGCGCGAACCGAAATCCATCGGGCATTCACGCGAAAAGCGACCCCGTGGATGCTCAAAAAGAATGCTCGATCGTCGCGAACGAGCCGCCCCAGGTATGGGCTGGATGCACACGTTCGGGTATAATCCGTTTTTCCCGCGAGCATCCAGCGATGACCAAATATGTTTTCGTCACCGGCGGCGTAGTTTCTTCCCTCGGCAAGGGTATTGCCGCCGCTTCCCTCGCCGCGATCCTCGAATCGCGCGGTCTGAAAGTCACCCTCCTCAAGCTAGACCCCTACATCAACGTCGACCCCGGCACGATGAGCCCGTTTCAACACGGCGAAGTGTTCGTGACGGAAGACGGCGCGGAGACCGACCTCGACCTTGGCCACTATGAGCGCTTCATCAGCACGAAGATGCGCAAGGCCAACAACTTCACCACGGGCCAGATTTACGAATCGGTGATCCGCAAGGAACGCCGCGGCGATTATCTAGGCAAGACGGTGCAGGTTATTCCGCACATCACGAACGAAATCCAGGCATTCGTCGAACGCGGCGCGGCATCCGCGACGTGCGGCGAGCCGGACGTCGCCATCGTCGAAGTGGGTGGCACGGTCGGTGACATCGAATCGCTGCCGTTCCTCGAGGCCGCGCGTCAGATGAGCCTGCGCATGGGCCGTAACAGCGCGTGCTTCGTGCACCTGACGCTGGTGCCGTTCATCGCCACCGCGGGCGAACTGAAGACCAAGCCGACGCAGCACAGCGTGCAGAAGCTGCGCGAAATCGGTATCTATCCGAACGTGCTGCTGTGCCGCGCCGACCGCCGTATTCCCGACGACGAGCGCGCGAAGATCTCGATGTTCTCGAACGTGCCGGAAGACGCCGTGATCTCGGTGTGGGACGTCGACAGCATCTACAAGATTCCGCAGATGCTGCACGACCAGGGCCTCGACGAACTGATCTGCGACGAGCTGAAGCTGACGGCCAAGCCGGCGGATCTGTCGATGTGGTCGGGCCTCGTCGAGAAGCTCGAACACCCGAAGAGCGAAGTCACGGTCGGCATGGTCGGCAAGTACGTCGAACTGACGGAGTCGTACAAGTCGCTGATCGAAGCGCTGCGCCATGCGTCGATCCACACGTCGACCAAGGTCAACATCGAATACATCGACTCCGAAGAGGTGGAAGAAAGCGGCGTCGACAGCCTCAAGCATCTGGATGCCGTGCTGGTGCCAGGCGGTTTCGGCCGTCGCGGCACGGAAGGCAAGATGAAGGCGATCCGCTATGCACGCGAAGCGAAGGTGCCGTATCTCGGTATCTGCCTCGGCATGCAGCTGGCCGTGATCGAATTCGCGCGCGACGTGGTCGGCCTCAAGGATGCGAACAGCACGGAATTCGACCCGGAAACGCCGAATCGCGTGGTCGCGTTGATTACCGAGTGGTACGACCGCGACGGTAAGGTTGAGAAGCGTACGGAAGAATCCGATCTGGGCGGCACGATGCGCCTCGGTTCGCAGCGTTGCCCGATCAAGCCGGGCACGATGGCCGAAGAGATTTACGGCAAGGATGTGAACGAGCGTCACCGTCACCGTTATGAAGTCAATAACCGCTTCGTGCCCCAGCTCGAAGCGGGCGGCCTTATCATCAGCGCCCGTACTCCGAGCGAAGATCTGCCGGAAATGATGGAGCTGCCGCGCTCGATGCACCCGTGGTTCGTCGGCGTTCAGTTCCACCCCGAATTCACGTCGACGCCGCGCGACGGACACCCGCTCTTCAAGGCATTCGTCGAAGCGGCGCGCGCCCATCGCGAAGCGAGCGTCGAGGAGAAAGTATGAAACTGGGCGATTTCGAAATCGGCCTCGACAAGCCGTTTTTCCTGATCGCTGGCACCTGCGTCGTCGAATCTGAACAGATGACGATCGACACGGCCGGCAAGCTGAAGGAAATCTGCGCGAAGCTGAAGATTCCGTTCATCTACAAGTCTTCTTACGACAAGGCCAATCGCAGCAGCGGCAAGTCGTTTCGTGGCTTGGGAATGGATGAGGGTTTGCGCATTCTGTCCGAAGTGAAGCGTCAACTCGGCTTGCCCGTTCTGACGGACGTGCACAGCGAACACGAGATCGAGCAGGTGGCATCCGTGGTCGACGTGCTGCAGACGCCTGCGTTCCTGTGCCGCCAGACGGACTTCATCCACGCGTGCGCGCGTTCGGGCAAGCCCGTCAACATCAAGAAAGGCCAGTTCCTCGCGCCGCACGACATGAAGAACGTGATCGACAAGGCGCGTGATGCTGCGCGTGAAGCGGGTCTGTCGGAAGACCGCTTCATGGCGTGCGAGCGCGGCGTGTCGTTTGGCTATAACAACCTCGTGTCCGACATGCGCTCGCTCGCGATCATGCGTGAAACAGGCGCCCCCGTCGTGTTCGACGCGACCCACTCGGTGCAGTTGCCGGGCGGGCAGGGCACGAGTTCGGGCGGCCAGCGCGAGTTCGTCCCGGTGCTGGCGCGTGCCGCCGTCGCGACGGGCATCGCGGGTCTGTTCATGGAAACCCATCCGAATCCGGCTGAAGCGAAGTCGGACGGTCCCAATGCCGTGCCATTGCATCGCATGGCCGATCTGCTCGAAACGCTGTTGACCCTCGATCAGGCCGTGAAGCGCACGCCGTTCCTCGAGAACGATTTCAACTGATGCAGCCACGCGCGCTTCGCCGCTGTCCGGCGACGCGCGCGTGCTCCAACCCGATGGTCGTCGAACGCGTCCGGACGCGTGCTGTCGAAGTGAGCCGGACGTCTCACCTTAAGAATTCATCGTCATTTCAGAGGAAACCATGAGTGCTATCGTAGATATCATCGGTCGCGAGATTCTCGATTCGCGAGGCAACCCCACCGTCGAATGCGACGTGCTGCTCGAATCGGGCACGATGGGCCGCGCGGCTGTGCCGTCGGGCGCATCGACGGGTTCGCGTGAAGCGATCGAACTGCGTGACGGCGAAACCGGCCGCTACGGCGGCAAGGGTGTGCTGAAGGCTGTCGAGCACATCAACACCGAAATCTCCGAAGCGATCATGGGCCTCGACGCTTCCGAGCAGGCCTTCCTCGACAAGACGCTGCTCGAACTGGACGGCACCGACAACAAGTCGCGCCTCGGTGCGAACGCGATGCTAGCCGTGTCGATGGCTGTCGCGAAGGCTGCTGCTGAAGAAGCCGGCCTGCCGCTGTACCGCTACTTCGGCGGCTCGGGCGCGATGCAACTGCCCGTGCCGATGATGAACATCGTCAACGGCGGCGCGCACGCGAACAACAGCCTGGACATCCAGGAATTCATGATCGTCCCCGTCAGCCAGCCGACCTTCCGCGAAGCACTGCGCTGCGGCGCTGAAGTGTTCCACGCGCTGAAGAAGATCCTGTCGGACCGCGGCATGAGCACGGCCGTGGGTGACGAAGGCGGCTTCGCGCCGAACTTCGGCAGCAACGACGAGTGCCTGTCGACCATCCTGCAAGCTATTGAGAAGGCTGGCTATCGCGCCGGTGAAGACGTGCTGCTCGCGCTCGACTGTGCAGCCAGCGAGTTCTACCACGACGGCAAGTACCAGCTGGCGGGCGAAGGCCTGCAACTGTCTTCGTCGGAATTCGCCGATTACCTCGGCGCGCTCGCGGACAAATTCCCGATCGTCTCGATCGAAGACGGCATGCACGAAAGCGACTGGGAAGGCTGGAAGATCCTGACCGACAAGCTCGGCAAGAAGATCCAGCTGGTCGGCGACGACCTGTTCGTGACGAACACGCGCATCCTGAAGGAAGGCATCGACAAGGGCATCGCGAATTCGATCCTGATCAAGATCAACCAGATCGGCACGCTGACGGAAACCTTCGCAGCGATCGAAATGGCCAAGCGCGCGGGCTACACGGCTGTGATCTCGCACCGCTCGGGCGAAACGGAAGATTCGACGATCGCCGACATCGCTGTCGGTCTCAACGCGGGTCAGATCAAGACGGGCTCGCTGTCGCGCTCGGACCGTATTTCGAAGTACAACCAGCTGCTGCGTATCGAGGAAGATCTCGGCGATATCGCCAGCTACCCGGGCAAGTCGGCGTTCTACAACCTGCGTTGAACGCCGTCGAATGAGCCGGATTGGCGCGAGTAAGTGACGCTTGATGTCAACAAACCCGTCTCAATAACCGTTAAACCGGTTATGCTTCGCTACTGATTCACCCTACCGCCCTGCGTAAAGCGCAGGGCGGCGCACATTCAACCCTGCAATTCACTTCATGCGGCTCGTCACCGTCGTTCTGCTCGTCCTGCTGGTGCTGATCCAATACCCTCTGTGGTGGGGCCATGGCGGCTGGCTGCGCGTTCACGAACTGCAACAGGAACTGGCGCAGCAGTTGAAAAAGAACGCGGACGCGAAGGAGCGCAACGAGCGCATCCAGGGCGAGGTGCAGGATCTGCAGAACGGCACGGCCGCCGTCGAAGAGCGCGCCCGCTACGAAATGGGCATGGTCAAGGACAGCGAGGTGTTCGTGCAGTTCGTGTCGCCGAATGCGCCATCGTCGGCGTTGAACGTGCCGCAGTCGAGTACGTCGACGCGCGGACAGATCACGGGCGCGCCGCTGCGCGTGGTGCCGAATCCGGAATCGCGCGCGAAGCCGGATCGCAAGCACGCGAAAAAGGATCCGAAGGAGAAGAAGCCGGGTTGATGCTGGTGCGGTGTAAAGCCGGTGCGGCAGGATCATGAAAAAAGGCGCGGTTCGCAATGAACCGCGCCTTTTTGTTTGGCGGGACGAACCGCGGGCGGGAGTTCCGGCATTCAGACCGATGTGCCGCTCACCAGCCCCAACCCGGCGCATAACCGTAGCCGATGCCCGTGCCCCAGCCGTGTCCCCATCCGCCGCTGTAGTAGCTGCCATACACGGAGACGGGCGGCGCGGCGTAGCGCGAATACGCCTGCGCGGCGGCGTCGGCGGCCATGGCCTGGTTCTGCTCGGCCATCACCTGCTTGTCGATTGCATCGTAGCGGGCGCGTTCTTCCGGTGTGAGCGGTTGCGCAGTCGCGGCGATGCCCGACTGGTCCGCAGGCAGGCGGCTATAGATCGGCGACGGGCCGGGCGGGTCCAGCATGCAGCCCGACAGCGCCATCGCGCCCGCAACGAGCGCAAGCGCCGCTATCCGGTGTACGGGTTGGAACAGCGAAGGGGCATTCATTTCGACCTCCATCGGTCGGATACCTAAGCAAATCGATGGCCGGAAAGCACGCGGCCGCCAGTATCCGATGATACCGCGCCGTCGCCCGCCCGTAGCGGGGCGGAGCGACGCGGATAGTCCAGCTTTAGTGCCGCTGCTCGGCAGCGGGCGCCACTCCCTGTGAGAGCCCGCTCGCGACAAAAAGTTGCGCCACGTCGACAGGGTCGAATTCATAGCGCTGGTTGCAGTATTCGCAGTGAATCTCGACGTGGCCACGCTCTTCGATCACGCTGTCCACTTCCTCGCGGCCCAGCATTTTCAGCATGTTGCCCACGCGCGCACGCGAGCACGTGCACTCGAAGCGGGTTCGCGTCGGCTCGAAATGCTGGACGTTCTCCTGCCAGAACAGGCGCCGGAACAGCGTGTTCGGGTCTTCCGCCAGCATTTCGTCCTGCGACAGCGTGCCGCCGAGCGTACACAGCCGGTCCCACGTATCGGCGTCGATGTCGCCCGGATGCGGGACGATGCCGCCGTCGCCGGGCAGCTTCTGCAGCAGCATGCCGACCGCACGCTCGTTGTTCGCGGCAAGCCACATGCGCGTGTCGAGCTGCTCCGAATGATGCATGTAGTGCTCGAGCACTTGCGCCATCGACGTGAGCGGCCCGTTTTCGTCCGACAGCGGCACGATGCCCTGATAAGGTTGCTGGCCGGGAACCTTGTTCTTCGGATCGAGCGTGATCACGCAACGGCCGTGACCGCCCGGATTGACGAGATCGACGAGTGACAGGTCGTCGGCGATCGTGTGCGCGGTGTCGCCGGAGAACTTGGCGGTCGCGCGCATCGACAGGTCCGAATTGCACTGCACGACGAGCATCTTCACGGGGCCGTCGCCGAAGATCTGCATGATCAGCGTGCCATCGAACTTCAGATTCGCCGACAGCAGCGCGCACGCGGCCATCATCTCGCCGAGCATGGTCCGCACGGGCGCCGGATAGCTTCTGCGCGTCAGGACTTCCTGCCACGTGTTGCTCAGCGAAACGATCTCGCCGCGAACGGGCGCCGCGCTGAACATGAATTTCTGCAACTGGTCACTCACAACTTTTCCTCGGTCGAACCGCGCGGTGGGAAGGCCACGCGTGGCGCGCCGTGCGGTCGGCCCTAGCCGATGCGCACGAGTTGCGCCTTGAAATAATCCCTGCGCTCCACGTAGATGTCCGCAGCGCGCTTCAGGCCTTTGATATCTGCTTCAGTCAGTTCCCGGACAACCTTTGCGGGTGATCCGAGAATCAGGGAATTGTCAGGAAAAACCTTGCCCTCGGTAACGACGGCGCCTGCGCCAACCA contains these protein-coding regions:
- the kdsA gene encoding 3-deoxy-8-phosphooctulonate synthase, whose protein sequence is MKLGDFEIGLDKPFFLIAGTCVVESEQMTIDTAGKLKEICAKLKIPFIYKSSYDKANRSSGKSFRGLGMDEGLRILSEVKRQLGLPVLTDVHSEHEIEQVASVVDVLQTPAFLCRQTDFIHACARSGKPVNIKKGQFLAPHDMKNVIDKARDAAREAGLSEDRFMACERGVSFGYNNLVSDMRSLAIMRETGAPVVFDATHSVQLPGGQGTSSGGQREFVPVLARAAVATGIAGLFMETHPNPAEAKSDGPNAVPLHRMADLLETLLTLDQAVKRTPFLENDFN
- the eno gene encoding phosphopyruvate hydratase, whose translation is MSAIVDIIGREILDSRGNPTVECDVLLESGTMGRAAVPSGASTGSREAIELRDGETGRYGGKGVLKAVEHINTEISEAIMGLDASEQAFLDKTLLELDGTDNKSRLGANAMLAVSMAVAKAAAEEAGLPLYRYFGGSGAMQLPVPMMNIVNGGAHANNSLDIQEFMIVPVSQPTFREALRCGAEVFHALKKILSDRGMSTAVGDEGGFAPNFGSNDECLSTILQAIEKAGYRAGEDVLLALDCAASEFYHDGKYQLAGEGLQLSSSEFADYLGALADKFPIVSIEDGMHESDWEGWKILTDKLGKKIQLVGDDLFVTNTRILKEGIDKGIANSILIKINQIGTLTETFAAIEMAKRAGYTAVISHRSGETEDSTIADIAVGLNAGQIKTGSLSRSDRISKYNQLLRIEEDLGDIASYPGKSAFYNLR
- the ftsB gene encoding cell division protein FtsB yields the protein MRLVTVVLLVLLVLIQYPLWWGHGGWLRVHELQQELAQQLKKNADAKERNERIQGEVQDLQNGTAAVEERARYEMGMVKDSEVFVQFVSPNAPSSALNVPQSSTSTRGQITGAPLRVVPNPESRAKPDRKHAKKDPKEKKPG
- the hslO gene encoding Hsp33 family molecular chaperone HslO, whose translation is MSDQLQKFMFSAAPVRGEIVSLSNTWQEVLTRRSYPAPVRTMLGEMMAACALLSANLKFDGTLIMQIFGDGPVKMLVVQCNSDLSMRATAKFSGDTAHTIADDLSLVDLVNPGGHGRCVITLDPKNKVPGQQPYQGIVPLSDENGPLTSMAQVLEHYMHHSEQLDTRMWLAANNERAVGMLLQKLPGDGGIVPHPGDIDADTWDRLCTLGGTLSQDEMLAEDPNTLFRRLFWQENVQHFEPTRTRFECTCSRARVGNMLKMLGREEVDSVIEERGHVEIHCEYCNQRYEFDPVDVAQLFVASGLSQGVAPAAEQRH